TCCGGAAAAATCCGGTAAAGATCATCAATGCGCTTAGCGTTGGCCGGGGTGGTGTCTACCCAGCGAGACTTGCCACGGGCACGGACACTCGGGTCGATGATATCCGCAGCCAACAGCCGGGCAGCCTGAACTGGATCCTGGTCGTAACGTTCGTGAAACACGGTCAACGCAGCCGCAAGATCCGCTCGCGAGATACTTTCACACAGCCCCTTATCCCGGCCGTCTTTCCACCACGGTCGGGCGTACCAGAAGCCCTGCATTCGGTCTTCAAATGCCTTCAGCGGTGACAACGATCCTCGGCGTAACGCGTTGACCTGGGCACGGCGATAGCCGCTGGAATCGCTGCCACGCGCAGCGACGTCACATAGACCACCGGTGTCTGTAAAGAACCACATCTCTGCGGGTTTGGTACAAGCAATACGACGCTGCCGACCGAGGAGTTTCTTACCAACTACTGTGGTGCCGCTGCGAGGGACACCACCGACAAAGATGGGTTCGACTAGCACCGGAAGTCCACTGCGGGTGGTCCAGCTAGCTGCCTCTGCCATGACTGTCCAAACCTCCCATCACTAGCCGACCTAATGATAGAGGTCGGCCGACAGGTGTCTCACATGCGGCGGTTAGTCGCGGACCAGACAGCA
The genomic region above belongs to Actinomycetes bacterium and contains:
- a CDS encoding sulfotransferase, whose translation is MAEAASWTTRSGLPVLVEPIFVGGVPRSGTTVVGKKLLGRQRRIACTKPAEMWFFTDTGGLCDVAARGSDSSGYRRAQVNALRRGSLSPLKAFEDRMQGFWYARPWWKDGRDKGLCESISRADLAAALTVFHERYDQDPVQAARLLAADIIDPSVRARGKSRWVDTTPANAKRIDDLYRIFPDLRLVNMIRDGRDVAASIVSRGWGTDDLMAALQQWRELMIANHQAIQRIPSEQVLDVRLEELASPEGRPIYRSLRQFLGVHSNKKMRRFYRRKVNHTKGHVGRWRSDLTSRQQRQIDDAYREMLVELGEMGMTVPVSPE